The DNA region TTTGTCGTCTGCCTGCTGGGCATGACCGCTTCCTTTTATTTGGCCCACTCGATCTCCAGGCCGATCGCCCAGCTCACGTCCTTCATGCAGAAAGCGCAGTCCGGCGACCTGACGATCCGCCACTGGAGCGACCGCACCGACGAGATCGGCCATTTGGGCCGCAAGTTCAACGCCATGCTGCTGCAAATCAACCGGCTGATTTCGCTGACCGAGCTGCAGGAGCGGCAAAAACGCGAAGCCGAGCTGCGCAGCCTGCAGGCTCATATCAAGCCGCATTTCCTGTACAACACGCTTGATACGATCCATTGGATGGCTCGCCGCAAAAGCGCGGACGATATCGCCGAGATGGCGGAATCGCTGTCCAAGCTGTTTCGGATCGGGCTCAGCAAAGGCAACGACATCATTCCGCTGAGCGACGAACTCGAGCATGTCCGCAGCTATTTGCAAATCCAGCATGTCCGGTACCAAAACAAGCTGGACTATACCCTGCATATCGCCCCGGAACTTCAAGGCGTTTACGTCTTGAAGCTGATCCTGCAGCCGATCGTGGAAAACGCGATTTATCACGGAATCAAGGAGCGCCGGGGGCCCGGTCATATCGTGATCGAGGCAGCCGAAGACGGCGGCGCGCTTGCGATCACGATCCGTGACGACGGTAAAGGCATTCCCCCTGATCAGTTAGCTCAGCTGCAAAGGCAGCTGCAGTCTGCGGGGTCAGCCGCGGCCGAGTTGCCCGGGCAGAAGCCAGAACCCTCCCCCGATTCCGCGGACGGCAAAGGGTACGGCATGCTGAACGTGCAGGCGCGGATCGCTTTGACGTTTGGCGCCAAATACGGAATCGCCATCCAAAGCGAATTAGGACGGGGAACGGTCGTAACGGTGACGCACCCGCTGATCCGGGATAACAACGTACGTTGGGAGAGGGTAAACCATGAGTGATCGTATGGAAAAAAACATGAACGAAAACAGCCTGTCCCCCGCCTTCCGCTGGAAAGTGCTGATTGCCGACGATGAGATGATTATTCGGGAGGGCATCCGGGACAGCATCAATTGGGATCAGTTGCGGTTAGCGGTTGCCGCGGAAGCCGAAGACGGTGAAGAAGCGCTGGAGCTGGCCGTCCGGCACAGCGTTCACATTCTGCTCGTGGACCTCAACATGCCGATCATGGACGGCATTGAGCTGATGAAGCGCGTCCGTGAGCAGCTCCCGGGCTGCAAAATCGTCATTATTACCGGCCATGACGAATTCGCCTACGCGCAAAAAGCGATCCGCCTTCAGGTCAAAGATTATATTCTCAAGCCGGCCAACCCGGCACAGCTCGAAAAGGTGCTGCTGCAGGTCCGGACGGAGCTTGAGGAGGAGGCGGCCCGGCAGCTCCACTGGCAGGCCGCCTCCCGGCAAATTTCCCGCAGCTATCCGCTGCTGCGGGAACGATTTTGCCAGGAATGGATGGACGGCAGCATGACGGAAGCCGAGATTTTGGAGCAGCTGCAGTTTCTGAAGCTGCCGGCCGCCTGCCCGGACTGGCTCGGCGTGATCCGTCTGCGCGAGCCGGCTGGGGCGCCGGCGGCCATGAAGGAGTCCGAACGCCAGCTGTACCTGTTTGCGATCGAAAATATCGCTTCCGAATTGCTCTCCTCCTCCCCCAAGGCGATGTTCCGCGACCCGTTCGGACTCATCGTCGTACTGCTGTGGAGCCTGGAGGCGGAAGCGGATTTCCACCGCATTGAAACCGCGGTGCGCACCAACCTGAAAATCGCCGTCGACGTTCATCTGGCCGAAGGCGGCGGCTGCGGCGGGGTGACGGACCTGCCCGCCGTTTACCGCAGCGGCAAAGCCGCGGTGATGAAGGAGACCCCCGTCTCGCCTTTGGTGCGCCGGGCCAAACAGTACATGCTGGAGCACTTCTCCGACCGCCGGCTGACGCTGGAAAAGATGGCCGGGGCGCTCCAAACCTCCCCCGTGTATTTAAGCCGGGTGATCAAGCAGGAACTAGGCGCCTCGTTCAACAGCTATTTGACGCAAATCCGCATCCGCCGGGCGGCTCAGCTGCTGAACGCGACGGAGCTGACGATCGCGGAAATCGCCGAACAGGCCGGCTATGAAACGCAGCATTACTTCAGCACGGCGTTCAAGCGGGCCACCGGCATTTCCCCGCTCCAGTACCGCAAAGGCGCGTTCAACCTCAAAGAAGAAGGAACCGAGTGACCCCCGGTTTCTTCTTCTTTCGGTTTCTTCCCTTTTTTGTCCGGGTGTATACCGCGTGTATTCTACGCTAACGGACTCAAATGACTTTATTTGCTGATTTCCCGTTACATTTTGTGATCTCCTGTTTCTGCGGCAATAGAGTCCCTAGTGTCCTTTACGCTACATCACCTTCGGCGGCGTCCTTCCCCCGGCACACCGATTTCAAAGCTGTGCCAAAACTTTAGTTGGATTTTTATAAAAAGAGTAGATTCATTGTAAATACGCCCTCCCCTGTCCCTTGCTATACTCACCTTGCAAACGCACTCAAACCATATAAGCCGAACTTATGATTGTGCGGTTGGAGGCAACCGGATGAACTGTTCTTGCCTACTCCAGTACAATTCTTTGGTTCAGCTTATATCGAATTTTCAATCGGGAGGTTGGGTCATGAAGAAATTTACGACAATCCTGTTGGCGCTGGTCGTAGTTCTGACGCTGGCGGCATGCGGAAACGGCGGGGCCGGCGGCAACGGAGCAACTGGCGGCAACGGAGCCGGCGGCGGCAACGAGGCCGGAAGCAGTACCGGCAACGGCGGCAACGGCGGTGGCGGAAACTCCGGCGCCAACAAAGGCACGGTTGGCCTCTCCATGCCGACGAAATCGTCGGAGCGTTGGGTGGGTGACGGCCAGAATATGGCGAAGGAATTCGAAGCGCTTGGTTACGCTGCGGATCTGCAATACGGGGAAGACGTCATCGAAAATCAGGTGTCGCAAATTGAAAATATGATCACAAAAGGCGTGAAAATTTTGGTGATCGCGGCGATCGACGGCGGCTCGCTGACCGATGTGCTGCAAAAAGCCCATGATCAAGGCATTCAGGTCATCGCCTACGACCGCTTGATCATGAACAGCGAATACGTCGACTATTACGCCACCTTCGACAACTTCAAGGTCGGCGTGCAGCAGGCCGCCTACATTGAAGAGAAGCTGGGCCTCAAGGACGGCAAAGGCCCGTTCAACATCGAGCTGTTCGGCGGTTCGCCGGACGACAACAACGCTTATTTCTTCTATGACGGCGCCATGTCGGTGCTGCAGCCATATATCGACTCGGGCAAACTGGTCGTGCGCAGCGGACAGACGAAAATGGAGCAAATCGCCACGCTGCGCTGGGACGGCGCCACCGCTCAGGCGCGGATGGACAATTTGCTAAGCGCCCATTATTCGACGGAAAACGTCGATGCCGTACTGTCCCCGTACGACGGCATCAGCATCGGCATCCTCTCCTCGCTCAAAGGCGTGGGATACGGCACCGGCGACAAGCCGCTGCCGATCGTGACCGGCCAGGACGCCGAGCTCGCTTCGATCAAATCGATTTTGGCGGGCGAACAAACGCAAACCGTATTTAAAGACACGCGCGAGCTCGCCAAAAAAGCGGTCGCCATGGCGCAAAGCATCCTCGAAGGCACGGAGGCCGAAGTGAACGATACGGAAACATACGATAACGGCGTGAAGGTTGTCCCTTCCTATTTGCTGGAGCCGGTCTCCGTGGATAAGGACAACGTGGAGAAAACGCTGGTCGAGACCGGTTATTACACCAAAGAGGAGCTTGGCTTGTAGCCCCGCGGCCGGAGATACGCGGACTGACGGAAATGGCATTACAGCAAGCCGGTACAGCGGCAAACCGGCTCCCGCGGCGGACGGCTTTCCCGGCCGCCGCCGTTCTACATCAACGCGGCAGAAAGGCAGGTGGCGGCACTTGCGAAAACTTATATTGGAAATGAGGGGCATCACCAAAACGTTTCCCGGCGTCAGGGCGCTCAGCGACGTCAATTTGCAGGTAGCGGAAGGTGAAATCCACGCGCTTTGCGGGGAAAACGGTGCCGGAAAATCCACCCTGATGAAAGTGTTAAGCGGCGTTTATCCGCATGGCACCTATGAGGGGGACATTTTGTTTAACGGCCGGATTTGCGAGTTTAAAGATATCAAGCAAAGCGAACAGCTCGGCATCGTCATTATCCATCAGGAGCTGGCGCTGATCCCGTATCTGTCGATCGCGGAAAATATTTTTCTCGGCAACGAACAAAAAAAGCGCGGGCTTATCGACTGGAACGAAACGACGATCAAAACGCGGAAGCTGCTCGAAACCGTCGGGCTGGACGAATCGCCGGCCACCCGGGTGCTCGATCTCGGCGTCGGCAAGCAGCAGCTGGTGGAGATCGCCAAAGCGCTGGCCAAGCAGGTCAAGCTGCTCATCCTGGACGAACCGACGGCGGCGCTCAACGAAAGCGACAGCGAAAACCTGTTGGCGCTCATCCTGGAGCTGAAAAAACAAGGCATCACCTCGATCATCATCTCGCACAAATTAAACGAAATCAGCAAGGTGGCCGATTCGATCACGATTTTGCGGGACGGCAAAACGGTCCAAACGCTCGATATGAAGGCGGATCAGGTGACCGAGGACATGATTATCAAAGGCATGGTCGGACGCGATTTGACCCATCGATACCCTGAACGCGAACCCCGTATCGGCGAAGTAATCTTCGAGGTTCGCGGCTGGGAAGCCTACCATCCGCAGCAGGAGGAGCGAAAAGTGCTGGACGATATCAACCTGACGATCCGCCGCGGCGAAATCGTCGGGATCGCCGGTTTGATGGGCGCGGGCCGAACGGAGCTGGCGATGAGCATCTTCGGGCGTTCTTACGGCAGACATATTAAGGGCCGGCTGTTCCTGCACGGAAAAGAGGTCCGGTTCGACTCCATCAGCCAGGCCATTGCGCACGGGGTCGCTTATGTCACCGAGGACCGCAAGCAGTACGGACTGATTCTGATCGACGATATCAAGCGGAACATTTCACTCACCAGTCTCGGCAGGCTGTCCCGCCGCAGCGTCATTCACGAGCAGGAGGAAGTGCTTGTCGCGGAGGAGTACCGGAAGAAGCTCAATATCAAGACGCCAAGCATTTTGCAAAAAACGGTCAACCTCAGCGGCGGCAACCAGCAAAAGGTCGTGCTCAGCAAATGGATTTACGCGCAGCCGGAAATTCTCATTCTCGACGAGCCGACGCGCGGCATCGATGTTGGGGCCAAATACGAAATCTACTCGATCGTCAATCAGCTCGCGGACGAGGGCAAAGGGATATTGTTCATTTCTTCGGAGCTGCCGGAAATTCTCGGCATGTGCGACCGCATCTATTGCATGAGCGAAGGGCGAATCACCGGGGAGGTCGCTCGCAAGGATGCGACGCAGGAAGTGTTGATGAAATCGATGACTCGAGGCAGGGGGTAGGCAGATGCAAGCAGTTAGCGAACTTTTCCGCAAAAATATCCGCCAGTACGGGATGATCATCGCACTGGTGTTCATTACGGTGTTGTTTCAAATTTTGACCGACGGGATTCTGTTGAAGCCGCTGAATATCACGAACCTGATTTTGCAAAACAGCTACATTCTCGTGCTGGCGATCGGCATGGTGCTCGTCATCATCACCGGACACATCGATTTGTCCGTTGGTTCGGTCGCGGCCTTTATCGGCGCGCTGGCGGCGATCATGATGGTCAACTGGCAGGTGCCCACGTTTCTGGCGGTGATCCTTGCGCTGATCATGGGGGCGCTGATCGGAGCCTGGCAGGGCTTCTGGGTCGCTTACGTCAAAATCCCGGCGTTTATCGTGACGCTGGCCGGCATGCTGCTGTTCCGCGGCCTGACGATGATTGTGCTGGGCGGGCAGTCGATCGCACCGTTTCCGAAATCGTTCCAACGCATCAGCTCCGGGTTTATCCCCGACTGGTTCGGCGGCGGCGGGCTGCACGTATTAACGGTCGTGCTCGGCATCCTGCTGTCCATTTTGTACATCTGGCAGGAATGGAAGGAGCGCCGGACGCAGATAAAGTATCAGTTTGAAGTGCCGCCGATGTGGACGTTTGTACTGCAAATCGCCGTGCTGGTGGCGGTGATCAATCTGTTTACGCTGGTGCTGGCCACCTATAACGGCATTCCGAACATTCTGATCATCCTGTTCTTCCTGATCGTCATCTACTCCTTCGTAATGAACCGCATGGTCGCCGGACGGCACATCTACGCGCTTGGCGGCAATGAGAAGGCCGCCACGCTGTCGGGGGTCAAGACGAAAAAAGTGACGTTCTGGGTGTTCGTCAACATGGGCGCGCTGGCCGCGCTCTCCGGCCTCATCTTCGCCGCCCGGCTCAACTCGGCCACGCCGAAGGCCGGCACGAACTTTGAGCTGGACGCCATCGCGGCCTGCTTTATCGGCGGCGCCTCCGCTTCTGGCGGTATCGGCACCGTAGTCGGCGCGATCATCGGCGGGCTCGTCATGGGCGTGATGAACAACGGCATGTCGCTCATCGGGCTCGGCGTCGACTGGCAGCAAGGCATCAAAGGGCTCGTCCTGCTTCTCGCCGTCGCATTCGACATTTACAATAAGTCGAAGACGAATTGATACGATCGGTCAGGCTACTGCAAAACGAGCAGGCCCCCATCTCGGAAATCCGGACGGGGGCCTGCTCGCTTTTTGTAAAAATTACCTCTCCCCCACTCCTTGCTGGGAAATGGCTGTTACTGCGTGTCTACTTTGACTAGTTTACATCCAAATAGCGGTAATTTAAGTCGTTATTTTGATCATATTGTCCCACTCTCGTCAAATAGCGGAACTTTTTGTTCCTATTTGGGGGCCAAGATGGAAAAAGGGGGCACTGGGCCCCCTTCCACCAAAAATAGCGGCAAAAAAACCCTCTATTTTATCTGGGCTCCCTACATTGCCGATTATATCGCCCTTTTTTACCGCTATTGCCCTGGCCTGCGGCGAGGACTTTTCCTACTCCCCGTCTGGCATGGGGAGTACGATGGATCGAGGCCTGCGAAAGGCGGCGAAATGCAAAAGTGCAGGCGACTTCCGTCGAAATGACTCGAAACGAGCGACTCAACTGCAAAAGCCGAAAGTGCAGTTCACCCCCAGCCATAGTAGCATATCCTTCCAATTCCACACAAAACAACTGCATTTTGCATTTCACTTGCGCTTTAAGGGCCTTTGGCGGAAAATCAACTGCACTTTTGCAATTGATTTGGTCACGCCCCCCCCCATCACTATCGTCAACTTGGCTATCCGGCCACACTTCTTAAGCGCACCCGCCGCATACGATTATTGTTTCGGAGATTCTACTGGAGATTCTACCGGACTCATCATTGACTGGGCCTCTTCGCGAGAGATGACCGTAAACTGTTGATCGCCCAACTTGATCAGGCTACCTGCCGGGACATCCAGCTTCATGCCTAATGAAACCGCAACACGATACGGGTACGCCGACTCCTTCATTCCTTCGCCCCCGGCCCCGATTGACTTAGCGGACTTGGGATTGGAAGCATCGTTAAGCTGACCGGTGCCGGATGCACCGGCTGAATCTGTTCCGGCTTTATTGGTTTTGCCGGCCGGATCGGTCTCGGTGTTATTAGTTTTATTGGTTGCGCCGGTTGCAGCAGTTTTATCAGTTTTACTGGTTTTATCGCTTGTATTGGCTTTGTCATTCGTATTGGTTTTGTCATTCGTTTTGGTTGCATCGGCCGCGTCGGCTGCATCGGTTCCTTTGGTTCCCTCGGTTCCATTGCCTGCACCCGTTGTATTCGTTGCTTTGGTCGCGTCCGCTGCATTGGTTCCGCCGGTTGAATCGTCTTTCTTATCTGCGGATTGTCCAGAGTCCTGGTTCTCTGCCGTTTTCTTTACACTTTCCTTACTTTCCTTCGTATTTCCCTCGGCATTTCCCTGCACATTTTCTTTCCCATTTTCCTTCACATTTTCCTTCGTATCTTTAGCGGTATCTCCCTCATTTCCCCCTGCAGCCGCATCATCACTTTTCGCATCGTCGGTTCCTGCTCCGCCGGCCGCGCCGCTCGGTCCGGTCGTCCCCGCCGTCCCCAAATCACCGGCACCGGAACTTTCAGCGGTACAATTGCTTTCGTATTTCAAATTCGTAAATTGCTGAGCGGAGCCTCCCGAAGACTCGATCGTCAAGGCTGACGGAACAAAGGCAGTACACTGCTCCGCCCCGGGGAACAGAAATACAAGCGAAGTCGTTTCCGTAGCCGTAGCATCGGCACCTGCAACGTTGTCTGCGTAGACAAGCGCCTCCGGTTTCTCTGCCTGAGCAGGCGGCTGGTTTGCTTCAACAGGCGTTTTGGGCCCCAGCATCCCTTGCTGCTGCATCACGAACAAAATACCGGCGGTCACAACCAGACCGGAGGCCAGAACGATTATGGTCGCTCCGACTTTTTTTCCGTTTTGGGCCAAAAACCGCTTCAGCGGCGAGGAGAGCGCCAGACGCGCCTCAGCAAACACCTTCGCCAGCGGCGCTCCCGCTTTCTCGAAATAAAGGGTCCGGTACTCCTTACTTTTAAATGCGCTTCTGTCATACTTGTCAAAATACCTTAACAGCGCCGCGGCGTAGGCTGGAACCAGGCCCTTGGACCCGGCGAAATACGGATGGCCCTGCGACCACAGCATGAACTCGTAAATCGTTTCCTTATCCTTGGCATGCTGATGGAGATACTCCAGCACCTCATCATAATCGGCAAACCCGGAATCGGCGTCTTGATAAAACGCCAGCACGATTTTTCCAAACTGCACCAGCTCGATGCCGGACTGCAGCCACTCGCGTCCCAACTGCTGTACCCGCTTCATGTCACTTGCGGACAAAGCTTGAAAAATATCCTCCATAGACTCACGCCGGGTAAACCATTCGTACAGCGTCTGCAGCATATCGGCATGATTGCGCTGCCGGCCCTCAAGCTGCAAACCGGCAAAAGCATCCGCTCTGCCTAAAAAGGCGGCGGACACCACTTGGTCCTGGGTCAGCTTGTCCACTTCCAGGTCATTCAGCAGCAGGTTTTTGGCGGCCAGCGAAAGAAGCTCCGCCAACTGCGAATCGGCCATCGTCATTCCGCTGTCAGATAGAGGCGTTCGTTCCCATTTGCGGATATTTTCCAGCACCATGTGTACGGCGGACAGCAAGCGCTGCTGCTTGCGAAGCTTGTCCGTTAAACTCTCAACGGCATATTCCTGAAAAGAAGCGTTCCGCAGCAAATCCGGCTGGGCGACCGCCCAGCTATGCACGATGTTCAGAACTTCCTTGGGCCCCTGCGCTTCCGCCAGTTTGTTGCGGATGTAAGGCTCAAACAATCTGTCGGACAGCCCGTCAAGCTTCAGGACCGTGCCAAAAAAGGCTTTGCTCAGCTCGGGCTGGCTCTCGGCCAAGGCGTACAAGCCATAGGCAAGCTCCGTCTGTCCTTCCGTCAGCGCGTTGTTAATCGCATGAATCAAATAATTGACCAGCTTGGGACCGTAATTCCGGCCATCCAGCCGGTAATAATCCCTGAAGCATTCCACGACCGCCAGCTCGGGGATATTCCGCTGTTTTATCCGGTCAAACTCCCGGTCGAAGGCGGCGAGAAATATATCGTTCAGCCGCAAGCTTGAGTCCGGGGCGTCCGCGGGCTCCAAATAACCGAGCAGCCCCCGCAGCACCGTTAATTTATGATTTTCGTATAAATCCCAGCGGCCTTTTTCCACCTGGTAAAACACGCACAGCTCGTGGTAAGCGGACAACACCCCCCGGCTCTGCGGCTCCTTGGCTGCAAGCATATCATCCGCGAAGCGATGGAAATCCTCCAAGCTTTCAAGCTCACCCACCGCGCGCCATACAAATTCGAGATAAGGCTGCCTGCCGTCATCCACCTCATCCTGCGGCAGCCGTCCGGCAGCGAGATCGAACACATATTCCTTTTCGATTTCCCGGTCACCCGGCCGCAAGCTTCCGCGCTCCACGAATTGCAGGTGAATATGTTTGCGGCTCTGCGGCTCCTTGGCGTAAGTAAGGAATCCAAAGCGCCGGCGTTGCTCGAACGGCAGACAGGCGAACAACACTTTAAGCAGCGCCGCGGCGTATTGCGTAATCTGCTCCGCCGGAACATCCAGCGCAACATATACTTTTTTTCTGCCTTCGCCAACCGCGGTCATAACGGCAAACAGCAGCTGTTTAAAGCTTTTCTCGTCCAATTTCAGTTCATCCAGCAATTCGCCCGCCGGCAAACCGGATGGACCGCTTTGCCGGAGCAGCGGGTTCCGCTTCCGCTGCGGGAGATGCTCAAGCTCCGGCAGCACCCGGCCGATTTCCTGGAAATATTTTTCGGCATAATCCGCTTCAAAATAACGGCTGTAGTCGATGACGATCTCATCCCGCCGCGCCGCCGGAATCACGTAGTTATGAGTAAGGAACGCGCTGCGCAGGCCGGTAAAATCCACCGGCTGATAAATGCTCCGTCCCAGCACCGTATCTCCGCCATCGGTATGGAATAAATGGATCGCCGGCGGATAGCCGGCAGCCTCCTTCTCGCCCCGGGAAGCCAGTTCCGCGGGAGCGTCGTATACGCAGAATGGATGGAGCTGCTTCTTGATAAACACGGAGTCCAGCCCGTCCGAGGCCGCAACCGTATCAAAACCTTCCGTTCCGCGAAATAACCCGCTCCGCTCCCTTGTATAGATTTGCTGCTGAATCATTGCGGGAGATGCTTGCTTCACGATCATTCTCTCCCCTCGATGTAGTTCAATTTGTACAGCAGCCAAATGAACGGTTCGTCCACGCGAATCGGCTGCACGACGTTTTGCAGCTTCTGGTCGACCGGATTGCTGCCGAGCGCGGATACCGCAAAATATCCCGTGTTTTTGAAGTAAACGTCCATCGTACCTTTAAAGGGCCGATCCACTTTCTCAATAAAACGGCGGATTTCGCCGTCGATATTTTCAAATTCGGTCACATTAAAATATTTACGATGCACCACATGGTTAAAAATATTGCTGTTCGACTTGATGTACTCTCCTTCTTCATCCTTCAAGGCGTGCAGCATATCGCTTTTCGTCAGCACAACCGCGGTCGGGATGTCCGTTTTCCCCTTATCCTCATAAGCGATAAAATCCCCGAACATCGTCAGTACCACATCGCGCGGTTCATCATATTGCGACACCCACTCGCCCGGTTTGTCTCCGGCGTTGATGCGGATTTTCTCGCGGATGGAGCGGATTTGCAGCGGATCGACCATGAACAATAGTCCTGAAGAGTTTTTGATATGCTGTCCCTGCAAGCCAAGATAGTCCTGATCCACCATGCCTTCGCCCGCTACATCAAAGAAAACGAGCGTGAGCGGCGGCTTCGACTCATCCTTGAACACAAATTGAAAAATGAAAGGCTCCTGCATTTTCTCTTTCTGGGTCGATGGCAAGAGTTCACCGCGCTCAAACAGCGGCTCTTCATAGATGGTCCGGAATTTGCGGCTGATTTCGGCGTTAAGCGGCATACAAGCCGCGTCAAAATGATCGGCCGTCGTATTCTGCAGCGTATGAATCAATGAAGTCATATAAACGGATTTTCCCACCTGGGAAGCTCCGATGATGGAAATAATATTGCTGGGCACTTTGCCCGCCGTTACCGGCAGCTCGTTATGACAGTGCGGGCATAATCTGCGCCGGGTCACTTCCCCATAGCGGTCGTTTAGTCCGGTCAGGACATGATCCGAATAGATCAGATGCTCTTCCGGAACGTCCTGGGGGCGCAAAATCGCCTCAATTTCATAGACGGTATCGAGACCGAATCGCTCCCTGTATTTATTCAGCGCTTCGTCCTCGCCAAGCGCGTAGTCCTCATCGTCTTCACGGTAATGCGTCGCCCTGAATACAACTTCATCCGGTCCGAATTTACTGAAGCAATAGGGGCAGACAATATCGTAAAACAACGGCCGCTCTTCGGCCGGGGATTTCTTTTTAAACAAATCAAACAGACCCATCGTGTTCCTCCTCTCACTATATAAGTTGAACTATGGATTGGATGCGGTAGGGCAGCCGTGTGAAATGTTCTTACGATCGCTGTTGTTCGCGGATTTTTTTGATTCAATAAATACAAACAAGGTAGAAATCCGCTCACAAAGGCGACCAAGCGTATGCTTCCGATGCAGCTTTCTTCCAGAAAGCTTTTAGTTTCTTCAGAATCATTTCCCACTCTTGCCTTACTCGTTCCCTACTTTAGTTCAACTTATTATAGTAGCGCAATTATTCCGGAATCAGTTCGTACAATCTCCCGTACTTAGGGCCGTCGGTAAAAAACAGCCTTACGTAATCGTTTTTCCCTACCTCGATCGGAGGCAAGGTGCTTCTGCCCGGCGGGAAATCCCTGAGAAAAGGATATACGGTCCCGTCATCGATACTTACCGGATAACTGCCCTGCTTTTTCACATAACAAAGCGCCTCTTTCGGAATCTCCACTTCCGCGAGCACCGAGATCTGCACCGTTTTATATTTTCGCAGCAGACCGCTCTTATGAGAGACGGAATAGCGGATTTTGGCCCGCCCCGTACTGAACTCCACGGTGTTCCGCCCGTCAGGCTGATAGACCAAACGTTTGTCCCCGTCATCCATGATGCAGGCATAAACCGTATAGGCGACGAGTCCAATCGTGTCGATCCGGTCCGCATAACCTCCCGCCGCCTTATACTCTTCACGGGTGTAGAGCTTCAATCCGGCGGCAGAAGGGGGATTGCGGCACTCCCCCTGCCGCTCCCGCTCTGCGGACCGCTTGTCGATATAAACCGCCTGTATTCCTTCAGGCCACTGCCACTGCAGCTTACAGCGATCCTCATCGATCTTGTAACTAAGCTGCGTGATGAGCGGCAAGCCTTCCTCCGCCTCGACGAATCGCATCGCAATGCCCCCTTTGCCCTTTAAAATCCGCTATTGCGCCGGTTTCGGGCAGGCTCCTGATATCCGGCCGCGCCGTTCTGAACAGCAGCTCCTCTACGGCGCATAGCAGACCGGACACCGTCCGCCGGGACCGGTACGGCAAGCGTGAACATCGTCATCACGGCGGCCAGCACGA from Paenibacillus macerans includes:
- a CDS encoding glycosyltransferase, with product MKQASPAMIQQQIYTRERSGLFRGTEGFDTVAASDGLDSVFIKKQLHPFCVYDAPAELASRGEKEAAGYPPAIHLFHTDGGDTVLGRSIYQPVDFTGLRSAFLTHNYVIPAARRDEIVIDYSRYFEADYAEKYFQEIGRVLPELEHLPQRKRNPLLRQSGPSGLPAGELLDELKLDEKSFKQLLFAVMTAVGEGRKKVYVALDVPAEQITQYAAALLKVLFACLPFEQRRRFGFLTYAKEPQSRKHIHLQFVERGSLRPGDREIEKEYVFDLAAGRLPQDEVDDGRQPYLEFVWRAVGELESLEDFHRFADDMLAAKEPQSRGVLSAYHELCVFYQVEKGRWDLYENHKLTVLRGLLGYLEPADAPDSSLRLNDIFLAAFDREFDRIKQRNIPELAVVECFRDYYRLDGRNYGPKLVNYLIHAINNALTEGQTELAYGLYALAESQPELSKAFFGTVLKLDGLSDRLFEPYIRNKLAEAQGPKEVLNIVHSWAVAQPDLLRNASFQEYAVESLTDKLRKQQRLLSAVHMVLENIRKWERTPLSDSGMTMADSQLAELLSLAAKNLLLNDLEVDKLTQDQVVSAAFLGRADAFAGLQLEGRQRNHADMLQTLYEWFTRRESMEDIFQALSASDMKRVQQLGREWLQSGIELVQFGKIVLAFYQDADSGFADYDEVLEYLHQHAKDKETIYEFMLWSQGHPYFAGSKGLVPAYAAALLRYFDKYDRSAFKSKEYRTLYFEKAGAPLAKVFAEARLALSSPLKRFLAQNGKKVGATIIVLASGLVVTAGILFVMQQQGMLGPKTPVEANQPPAQAEKPEALVYADNVAGADATATETTSLVFLFPGAEQCTAFVPSALTIESSGGSAQQFTNLKYESNCTAESSGAGDLGTAGTTGPSGAAGGAGTDDAKSDDAAAGGNEGDTAKDTKENVKENGKENVQGNAEGNTKESKESVKKTAENQDSGQSADKKDDSTGGTNAADATKATNTTGAGNGTEGTKGTDAADAADATKTNDKTNTNDKANTSDKTSKTDKTAATGATNKTNNTETDPAGKTNKAGTDSAGASGTGQLNDASNPKSAKSIGAGGEGMKESAYPYRVAVSLGMKLDVPAGSLIKLGDQQFTVISREEAQSMMSPVESPVESPKQ
- a CDS encoding TRAFAC clade GTPase domain-containing protein, translated to MGLFDLFKKKSPAEERPLFYDIVCPYCFSKFGPDEVVFRATHYREDDEDYALGEDEALNKYRERFGLDTVYEIEAILRPQDVPEEHLIYSDHVLTGLNDRYGEVTRRRLCPHCHNELPVTAGKVPSNIISIIGASQVGKSVYMTSLIHTLQNTTADHFDAACMPLNAEISRKFRTIYEEPLFERGELLPSTQKEKMQEPFIFQFVFKDESKPPLTLVFFDVAGEGMVDQDYLGLQGQHIKNSSGLLFMVDPLQIRSIREKIRINAGDKPGEWVSQYDEPRDVVLTMFGDFIAYEDKGKTDIPTAVVLTKSDMLHALKDEEGEYIKSNSNIFNHVVHRKYFNVTEFENIDGEIRRFIEKVDRPFKGTMDVYFKNTGYFAVSALGSNPVDQKLQNVVQPIRVDEPFIWLLYKLNYIEGRE